One segment of Trichlorobacter ammonificans DNA contains the following:
- a CDS encoding type IV pilus modification PilV family protein, producing the protein MPVLCNSRGFTLLEFLVAVLIAMVGLLGLLQTVNVALNHNLQNQLRNEAVQVADSYMARELAKGFDAVSTHPPLTPKYLVESRQILNGFRNFSVAHSGITYENSKEIRFQVIWRHKGTRYTHDAAGVVSKAQQ; encoded by the coding sequence ATGCCTGTGCTCTGCAATAGCCGGGGATTCACCCTGCTGGAATTTCTGGTGGCGGTGCTCATCGCCATGGTGGGGCTTTTGGGTCTGCTGCAGACGGTCAATGTGGCCCTGAACCACAACCTGCAGAACCAGCTCAGAAACGAGGCGGTACAGGTGGCCGACAGCTACATGGCCCGGGAACTGGCCAAGGGATTTGACGCCGTTTCCACACACCCCCCTTTAACGCCCAAATACCTGGTGGAGTCCCGGCAGATACTGAACGGCTTCCGGAATTTCTCGGTAGCCCATTCTGGCATCACCTACGAGAACTCCAAAGAAATCCGCTTTCAGGTGATCTGGCGGCACAAGGGGACGCGCTACACCCATGATGCCGCCGGCGTGGTCAGCAAGGCACAACAATGA
- a CDS encoding pilus assembly FimT family protein, whose product MRRHGIQGRGFALLELVVVLGIIGILLTLVTLNFTSWSRKSQIERQTRELFADLNQARTDSIFMKKRHKVVLQPQSYTFYRFSSADENRSTGGTALFTKPLAYPLTKASGASIANRIFEFDIRGFTNDLDTIKITAPSDIRAQVDCIVVHYGRTNLGRMENNACALQ is encoded by the coding sequence ATGCGACGTCACGGCATACAGGGCAGGGGATTCGCGCTGCTTGAACTGGTGGTGGTACTCGGTATCATCGGGATTCTGCTGACGCTAGTCACGCTCAACTTCACCTCCTGGAGCCGTAAGAGCCAGATCGAGCGCCAGACGCGGGAGCTGTTCGCCGATCTGAACCAGGCCCGCACCGACTCGATCTTCATGAAGAAGCGGCACAAGGTGGTGCTGCAGCCGCAAAGTTACACCTTCTATCGCTTCAGCTCCGCCGACGAAAACCGGAGCACCGGCGGCACGGCCCTCTTCACCAAGCCGCTCGCCTACCCGTTGACCAAGGCAAGCGGAGCATCAATCGCTAACCGGATTTTCGAGTTCGATATCCGGGGGTTCACCAATGACCTCGATACCATCAAAATTACCGCTCCGAGTGACATCAGGGCGCAGGTGGACTGCATCGTGGTCCACTATGGCCGCACCAACCTGGGAAGGATGGAAAACAATGCCTGTGCTCTGCAATAG